The Sesamum indicum cultivar Zhongzhi No. 13 linkage group LG1, S_indicum_v1.0, whole genome shotgun sequence genome includes a window with the following:
- the LOC105169299 gene encoding polyamine oxidase 1: MDSPTRFSVIIVGAGISGITAAKVLAENGVEDVLILEAADRIGGRIRKEQFGGVTVELGAGWIAGVGGKQSNPVWELARQSNLRTCFSDYSNARYNIYDHSGKIFPSGIAAHSYQKAVESAIQKLRNQESSSSMSNPDADAETPSGPKTPIELAIDFILHDFEMAEVEPISTYVDFGDREFLVADERGYEHLLHNMAATFLSTSDTRLKLNKVVGELQHSRNGVSVKTEDGCVYEANYVILSVSIGVLQSHLISFSPPLPRWKTEAISNCDIMVYTKVFLKFPRKFWPCGPGKEFFIYAHERRGYYTFWQHMENAYPGSNILVVTLTNGESKRIEAQSDQETMREAMEVLRNMFGPDIPDATDILVPRWWNNRFQRGSYSNYPIYVNHQLIDDIKAPVGRIFFTGEHTSEKFSGYVHGGYLSGIDTSKALLEEMRADKERKSSENQSFLIEPLLALTGTLPLAQPDTVSNLHKFDIPRRQLFLHTSKLGVPEAIL; the protein is encoded by the exons ATGGACAGCCCGACCCGATTCTCCGTTATCATAGTCGGAGCCGGTATTTCAG GAATTACGGCGGCGAAAGTGCTGGCAGAAAATGGGGTGGAGGACGTGCTGATATTAGAGGCGGCGGACAGGATAGGGGGCCGGATAAGGAAGGAGCAGTTTGGCGGAGTCACTGTGGAGCTCGGCGCTGGTTGGATCGCCGGCGTCGGAGGTAAACAGTCCAACCCCGTCTGGGAACTGGCCCGCCAATCCAATCTCCGCACCTGCTTCTCTGACTACAGCAACGCTCGTTACAACATCTACGATCACAG TGGAAAGATATTTCCAAGCGGCATAGCGGCTCATTCCTACCAGAAGGCGGTGGAATCAGCCATACAAAAGCTGCGCAACCAGGAGTCGTCGTCGTCGATGTCTAATCCAGATGCCGACGCTGAAACGCCGTC AGGTCCAAAGACTCCAATAGAGCTGGCAATAGACTTTATTCTGCATGACTTTGAAATGGCag AGGTGGAGCCAATATCAACATATGTAGATTTTGGGGATAGGGAATTTCTGGTGGCTGACGAGAGAGGGTACGAGCATTTGCTGCACAACATGGCTGCCACTTTTCTTTCTACCTCCGACACCAGGTTGAAACTCAACAAG GTGGTTGGGGAATTGCAGCACTCGAGAAACGGCGTTTCCGTGAAAACGGAGGATGGCTGCGTTTACGAAGCCAATTACGTGATTTTGTCCGTTAGCATTGGTGTTCTCCAAAGCCACCTCATCTCCTTTTCTCCACCTTTGCCC AGATGGAAAACCGAGGCCATCTCCAACTGCGACATTATGGTCTACACCAAGGTTTTTCTTAAGTTTCCACGTAAATTCTGGCCATGTGGTCCTGGAAAAGAGTTTTTCATCTACGCCCACGAGCGGAGAGGCTACTACACATTTTGGCAG CACATGGAGAATGCTTATCCCGGATCCAACATCCTTGTCGTGACTTTGACAAACGGAGAATCCAAACGGATCGAAGCACAGTCGGATCAAGAAACTATGAGGGAAGCGATGGAGGTGCTAAGAAACATGTTCGGCCCTGATATCCCTGATGCTACGGACATTCTTGTACCGCGTTGGTGGAACAATCGATTCCAACGTGGCAGCTATAGTAATTACCCGATTTATGTCAATCATCAACTCATAGATGATATAAAG GCGCCAGTAGGACGGATATTTTTCACTGGCGAACATACAAGTGAAAAGTTCAGCGGATACGTGCACGGAGGTTACCTTTCAG GTATCGATACTAGTAAGGCTTTACTCGAAGAAATGAGGGCCGATAAGGAGCGCAAGAGTAGCGAAAACCAATCGTTTCTAATAGAACCGTTGCTTGCATTGACGGGGACGCTACCATTGGCTCAACCGGACACAGTATCAAATCTGCACAAGTTCGATATCCCCAGACGACAGCTCTTCCTTCATACAAGTAAGTTGGGAGTTCCAGAGGCTATCTTATGA